A single window of Nicotiana sylvestris chromosome 3, ASM39365v2, whole genome shotgun sequence DNA harbors:
- the LOC138887522 gene encoding uncharacterized protein, with protein sequence MPTSKLAKWQILLSDFDNVYVTQKVVQGQVLADRLAENPMDGGYEPLKMYFPDEEVSFIGEDIAESYDGWRIFFDRAANFKGVGIRAVLIAETGQHYPVSAKLRFSCTINMAKYEACILGLKMSIDMNVLEEWATKNSKILPYLHHVQELRKRFMKTEFQHVPRVQNEFADTLATLSSMIQHPDKNFIDPILVKIHDQPTYCAHIEEEADGKP encoded by the exons atgccgaccagtaagctggccaagtggcaaatcttgttgagtgacTTTGACAatgtctatgtaactcagaaagtGGTCCAAGGACAAGTACTGGCAGATCgccttgctgaaaaccccatggatggaggatacgaacccctgaaaatgtattttcctgatgaagaggtatcattcataggagaagacattgcagaatcctatgatggttggagaatattCTTCGAtagagcagcaaacttcaaaggagttggcataagagcagtcctaatagcagaaaccggtcagcattatccggtgtctgccaaactcaggttctcgTGCACCATCAATATGGcaaagtatgaagcctgcatcttaggactcaaaatgtccattgacatgaac gttctagaagaatgggcaaccaagaactccaagatactcccgtatttgcatcatgtacaagaattgagaaaAAGATTCatgaagacggaattccagcatgttcctagagtccagaatgagttcgccgatacattggctaccctgtcatctatgatacaacatccagacaagaatttcattgatcccattctagtaaagatccatgatcagccaactTACTGTGCCCatattgaagaagaagcagacggaaagccttag